The following proteins are encoded in a genomic region of Lemur catta isolate mLemCat1 chromosome 10, mLemCat1.pri, whole genome shotgun sequence:
- the AIF1L gene encoding allograft inflammatory factor 1-like translates to MSVALGNRFQGGKAFGLLKARQERRLAEINREFLCDQKYSDEENLPEKLAAFKEKYMEFDLNNEGEIDLMSLKRMMEKLGVPKTHLEMKKMISEVTGGVSDTISYRDFVNMMLGKRSAVLKLVMMFEGKANESGPKPVGPPPERDIASLP, encoded by the exons ATGTCAGTCGCGCTCGGCAACAGGTTCCAAG GAGGGAAGGCGTTCGGCTTGCTCAAAGCCCggcaggagaggaggctggcCGAGATCAACCGG GAGTTTCTCTGTGACCAGAAGTACAGTGATGAAGAGAACCTTCCAGAAAAGCTCGCAGCCTTCAAAG AGAAGTACATGGAGTTTGACCTGAACAATGAAGGCGAGATTG ACCTGATGTCTTTAAAGAGGATGATGGAGAAGCTTGGCGTCCCCAAGACCCACCTGGAGATGAAGAAGATGATCTCAGAGGTGACAGGTGGGGTCAGCGACACCATTTCCTACCGAGACTTTGTGAACATGATGCTGGGGAAACGGTCGGCCGTCCTCAAGCT AGTCATGATGTTTGAAGGAAAAGCCAACGAGAGCGGCCCCAAGCCAGTTGGCCCCCCTCCAGAGAGAGACATTGCTAGCCTGCCCTGA